Proteins from one Nitrospirota bacterium genomic window:
- a CDS encoding PAS domain S-box protein has product MKKQFLIAVVVIVSLFFIAAGYLYYLSEKKIHRQIVENELKAIAKLKADQIAKWFQERYGDASVISNSPFMRRAFKEWIKNPEDQVLKDDIIERLSLAKNNWGYEDIFLSNLKGNLLLSIVPENKKFDPITSEKISEAIRKGKILFSDFYYCSMHSRIHIDMFAPVFDGKKVPFVVLIFRIAPGDYLYPLIQSWPIPSKTAETILVRREGENVLFLNELRHRKNTAMKLRIPLTEKNIPSVKAVLGYEGIFEGKDYRDVEVIAYIRGVPGTPWYMVAKVDKKEIYSELYYRTGTIIGFTIMMVLLIATGTSWLYRSRQKDLYRDLFLKEKYLREAQEEFRTTLYSIGDAVITTDTRGIVRHMNKVAEELTGWKETEGSGKLLEEVFHIINEDTRSKVENPVQRVLREGLVVGLANHTLLISRDGREIPIADSGAPIHDEEGNTGVVLVFRDQTQERKTQKALKESEETYRNLFQNAQVGLFRTRISDGKILESNEQLAKMFGYDSREEFIREYVTSPNYVDPGTREKMLKEIKEKGLVENFEARFYRKDGSIFWAKYSAKIYHDKGWIEGVAEDITERKRTEEELQKYKQQLERLVEERTVQLKTANEELEAFVYSVSHDLRAPLRAIDGFTEILQKEYIQKLDEEG; this is encoded by the coding sequence ATGAAAAAACAATTTCTTATAGCAGTTGTTGTAATTGTGAGTTTATTCTTTATCGCCGCTGGTTATCTGTATTACCTGTCTGAAAAAAAGATTCATCGCCAAATTGTAGAAAACGAACTTAAGGCAATTGCAAAACTCAAAGCAGATCAGATTGCTAAATGGTTCCAAGAACGTTACGGTGATGCCTCTGTGATTTCAAATTCACCTTTTATGCGAAGGGCGTTTAAAGAATGGATTAAAAATCCTGAGGATCAGGTATTAAAAGACGATATTATTGAACGATTGAGTCTTGCTAAAAACAATTGGGGATATGAAGATATTTTTCTTTCTAATTTAAAAGGGAATTTGCTACTTTCAATCGTTCCAGAAAATAAAAAATTTGATCCGATTACATCAGAAAAAATCTCAGAAGCAATTAGGAAAGGAAAGATTCTTTTTTCTGATTTTTATTATTGTTCTATGCACAGCAGAATCCATATAGATATGTTTGCTCCTGTATTTGACGGAAAGAAGGTGCCGTTTGTCGTATTAATATTCCGCATTGCTCCTGGAGACTATCTTTATCCACTTATCCAGTCATGGCCAATACCAAGTAAAACAGCAGAGACTATACTTGTCCGGAGAGAAGGAGAAAATGTGCTTTTTTTAAACGAACTACGCCATAGAAAAAATACTGCCATGAAATTACGTATACCCCTTACAGAAAAAAATATACCATCAGTAAAAGCAGTCCTGGGGTATGAAGGTATTTTTGAAGGTAAAGACTATAGAGATGTTGAGGTAATTGCTTATATACGCGGTGTTCCGGGGACTCCCTGGTATATGGTTGCAAAAGTCGATAAAAAGGAAATATATTCTGAGCTTTATTATCGAACAGGAACAATCATTGGTTTTACTATTATGATGGTACTGTTGATTGCGACAGGAACGTCATGGTTATATCGTTCCAGACAAAAGGATTTATACAGGGATTTATTTTTAAAAGAAAAATACCTGCGAGAAGCTCAGGAAGAATTTCGCACAACACTCTACAGTATTGGCGATGCAGTCATTACAACCGATACAAGAGGTATTGTCAGGCATATGAATAAGGTTGCAGAAGAGTTGACAGGTTGGAAAGAAACAGAAGGCTCAGGCAAACTGCTTGAAGAGGTCTTTCATATTATTAACGAAGATACCCGCTCTAAGGTTGAAAATCCTGTTCAGAGGGTCTTAAGGGAAGGATTAGTTGTAGGACTTGCAAATCATACTCTTTTAATTTCAAGAGATGGAAGAGAAATTCCTATTGCTGACAGTGGAGCACCTATTCATGATGAAGAAGGCAATACTGGCGTAGTGCTTGTATTCAGGGATCAGACTCAAGAACGAAAAACACAAAAGGCACTTAAGGAAAGCGAAGAGACATATCGCAATCTTTTTCAGAATGCACAAGTAGGTCTATTTAGAACAAGGATTTCAGATGGGAAAATTCTTGAAAGTAATGAGCAACTTGCAAAAATGTTTGGTTATGATAGCAGGGAAGAATTTATTAGAGAATATGTCACATCACCCAATTATGTTGACCCTGGGACTCGGGAAAAGATGTTAAAGGAGATAAAGGAAAAAGGGCTCGTTGAAAATTTTGAAGCTCGCTTTTATCGGAAGGACGGCTCTATTTTTTGGGCAAAGTATTCAGCAAAAATTTACCATGATAAAGGCTGGATTGAGGGAGTTGCAGAGGATATCACAGAGCGTAAGAGGACAGAGGAAGAATTGCAAAAGTATAAACAACAACTGGAAAGATTAGTTGAAGAGCGAACAGTCCAGCTAAAAACTGCCAACGAGGAACTTGAAGCATTTGTCTATTCTGTCTCTCATGATCTTCGAGCACCTTTGAGGGCAATAGATGGGTTTACAGAGATACTTCAGAAGGAATACATTCAGAAGCTTGATGAAGAAGGA
- a CDS encoding molybdopterin-dependent oxidoreductase, protein MEKLVKLQIDGKEIEAPAGMNLIDAAELAGIHIPNLCYLKGMKGIGACRLCLVEVEGLKAPVIACNTKVKDGMVVNTKTDKVQEIRKFVIDLILSMHPLDCMTCTKAGVCNLQKYAYDFELKESSFMRKKFGYPVDEANPFIKRDPEYCILCGRCVRVCKEQGTNVLEFMGRGIESKVITANDKPLQESGCTFCGSCLDACPVNALLEADRWRKGREWEYEKIDSVCLLCGNACDIKVSTNDGRIQKINAGAKAGSAERYICAYGRYGFDCIEAGSRLTAPMKKVDGELKETTWDDALHLVAERLKKAGKEAGFISVAGIQNEDALTLKKFAHDVVKTKNIDTTVSLYAESNSLRKSQTAEIDNADLIILSGLNPSQWERILPAIDAAVRRRVNRGAKLVVINSSEAKIGEVANVSLIGNEISIIKRIIKALIQKGLKADKKLISEVKNVEITEEIEKAATLIHEAKSPVILASPSLFDASANIALIKGKIICVPLESNARGVILMGLTTLGKTYQDMISDGMKVLYTVGEVPLNKRPKTDFLIVQNSHLNELAKQADVVLPSATFFESAGTMIDYLGRIKYLPKIIEPQGESKSHKDIFIKLAKEMGVTIKKVTEAEVKKAIKIKEKLPIGLFIKKEGLEISPEEVIESINASVINGSRLLWLKETEKAVSA, encoded by the coding sequence ATGGAGAAACTGGTCAAACTCCAGATAGATGGAAAAGAGATCGAAGCACCGGCCGGGATGAATTTAATTGATGCTGCAGAACTCGCAGGCATACATATCCCGAATCTCTGTTATCTGAAAGGAATGAAAGGTATAGGAGCTTGCAGGCTTTGCCTTGTTGAGGTGGAAGGACTAAAGGCGCCTGTTATTGCCTGTAATACTAAAGTTAAAGATGGAATGGTCGTGAATACAAAGACAGATAAAGTTCAGGAAATCAGGAAATTTGTAATAGATTTAATTCTGTCTATGCATCCTCTGGATTGCATGACGTGCACAAAGGCAGGAGTATGTAATCTCCAGAAATATGCCTATGATTTTGAACTAAAAGAATCCTCTTTTATGAGAAAAAAGTTTGGCTATCCAGTAGATGAAGCAAATCCTTTTATAAAGAGAGACCCGGAATATTGTATCTTATGTGGAAGATGTGTGCGGGTATGTAAAGAACAGGGAACAAATGTTCTTGAATTTATGGGCAGGGGTATCGAATCAAAAGTTATTACTGCAAATGACAAACCGCTTCAGGAATCTGGATGTACATTCTGCGGAAGTTGTCTTGATGCATGCCCTGTGAATGCACTTCTGGAAGCAGATCGCTGGAGAAAAGGAAGAGAATGGGAATATGAGAAAATAGACTCTGTTTGTCTTTTATGCGGAAACGCCTGTGATATAAAAGTCAGCACCAATGATGGCAGGATTCAAAAAATTAATGCAGGAGCAAAAGCAGGTTCAGCAGAACGGTATATCTGTGCTTATGGAAGATATGGGTTTGACTGTATTGAAGCAGGGTCACGTCTTACTGCGCCAATGAAAAAAGTTGATGGAGAACTCAAAGAGACCACGTGGGATGATGCACTTCATCTTGTTGCTGAGAGACTAAAAAAAGCTGGTAAGGAGGCTGGTTTTATAAGTGTTGCAGGAATACAGAATGAAGATGCTCTAACACTAAAGAAGTTTGCTCATGATGTTGTGAAGACTAAGAACATAGATACAACCGTCAGCCTTTACGCTGAGAGTAATTCTCTAAGAAAATCTCAGACAGCAGAAATAGATAATGCAGATCTTATAATCCTCTCAGGACTCAATCCATCTCAGTGGGAGAGGATTCTGCCTGCGATTGATGCTGCAGTGAGAAGAAGGGTTAATCGTGGGGCGAAACTTGTTGTTATCAACTCATCTGAAGCAAAAATAGGAGAGGTAGCAAATGTTTCTCTTATAGGAAATGAGATTTCAATTATCAAGCGCATAATAAAGGCTCTAATTCAGAAAGGACTCAAGGCAGATAAAAAACTTATATCTGAAGTTAAAAATGTAGAGATTACAGAAGAAATCGAAAAAGCAGCAACCTTAATTCATGAAGCAAAAAGTCCAGTTATTCTTGCTTCTCCATCATTATTTGATGCATCTGCCAATATAGCTTTGATAAAGGGTAAGATTATCTGTGTCCCCTTAGAAAGTAATGCGCGCGGCGTAATACTTATGGGTCTAACTACACTGGGTAAGACATATCAGGACATGATATCTGATGGAATGAAAGTCCTTTACACAGTTGGAGAAGTTCCTCTTAACAAAAGGCCGAAAACAGATTTTCTCATTGTACAAAATTCACATCTTAATGAGCTCGCAAAGCAGGCAGATGTTGTTCTTCCATCAGCAACATTCTTCGAATCTGCTGGCACAATGATAGATTATCTGGGAAGGATAAAATATCTACCGAAGATAATAGAACCGCAGGGTGAATCAAAAAGCCATAAAGATATTTTCATTAAACTTGCAAAGGAAATGGGAGTAACAATAAAAAAGGTTACTGAAGCTGAAGTTAAAAAGGCAATTAAAATAAAAGAAAAGCTGCCAATCGGTTTATTTATAAAGAAAGAAGGCCTGGAGATATCTCCTGAAGAAGTGATAGAGTCAATAAACGCATCAGTCATTAATGGTTCACGACTTCTATGGCTTAAGGAGACTGAAAAAGCGGTTAGTGCATAA
- a CDS encoding 4Fe-4S binding protein, producing the protein MSEETVTEQKEKKIEDIKKEAEQKACAVQSALHFIQEFLAGPMCGKCYPCALGTGEAKIRLLRISQHLDDVSEKDIEALKRIGSIMSEASFCKKGKDTGRFLVEIITSREEEFKEHISGNCQKKECISLIEYVINPVLCIMCGKCAEICKYNAIIGETKKPYLSGYLPFEIRQKRCTKCGECVKVCPTGAIEVVTKLKEELVSQE; encoded by the coding sequence ATGAGTGAAGAGACTGTAACAGAGCAAAAGGAAAAAAAGATTGAAGATATAAAGAAAGAAGCAGAGCAGAAGGCTTGTGCTGTGCAGAGTGCTTTACATTTTATTCAGGAATTTCTTGCAGGTCCTATGTGTGGAAAATGTTATCCATGTGCTCTCGGAACAGGAGAAGCTAAAATCAGGCTGCTCAGGATAAGTCAGCATCTTGACGATGTTAGCGAAAAAGATATAGAAGCCCTAAAGAGGATTGGGTCAATTATGAGTGAAGCTTCTTTTTGTAAGAAAGGAAAAGATACTGGAAGATTTCTTGTTGAAATAATTACATCCAGAGAAGAAGAATTCAAGGAACATATATCCGGTAACTGCCAGAAAAAGGAATGTATCAGTCTGATCGAATATGTAATAAATCCAGTTCTTTGCATAATGTGCGGGAAGTGTGCAGAAATATGTAAATACAATGCAATAATAGGTGAGACAAAAAAACCATATCTTTCTGGATATCTGCCTTTTGAGATAAGACAAAAAAGATGTACAAAATGTGGTGAATGTGTAAAGGTCTGTCCCACAGGGGCTATTGAGGTAGTAACAAAACTCAAAGAAGAATTAGTGAGCCAAGAATAA
- a CDS encoding 4Fe-4S binding protein yields the protein MKRLNSVKELISLREYLQKDGVLEPGKKRIRVCCGTGCKANKSLKLLEELKNAANQSATDVEIISTGCQGLCQKGPVMIVEPQEYFYHRVQPQRARDIIVRTIEGEKPIMDLLYRQTYGERAYHINEVPFYSKQKRVALRNNGRIDPTNIYHYIAIGGYRALEKAFLQMTPDQVLDEVDKANLRGRGGAGFPAGKKWRHTKRSPGLKFVIANGDEGDPGAFMDRSVMEGDPHSLLEGMILCAYAIGGRHGIIYVRHEYPLAVQNLGIAIKQAEEVGLLGENILGTDLSFDIRLAQGAGAFVCGESTALVASVEGDRGFPRPRPPRLSEKGGGVWGYPTNLNNVETYACVPYIIEKGADWFLSIGTQNSPGTKVFALTGKVVDTGLIEVPMGITLREIIYDIGGGILHDKKFKAVQTGGPSGGCIPEKYLDIPVDFDSLTKLGSIMGSGGMVVMDEDNCMVDVAKFFLSFCQAESCGKCPPCRIGTYQMMQILEKITSGNGESGDIEKLEELGKKVKEAALCGLGNSAPNPVLSTIKYFREEYEEHVFQKYCRAKVCSGLGILSINTDICYQCMRCMDVCPFDAIKESKEGGFYIDQVYCQRCQACYMVCPLGSIEINSQPVPTIDKEICYMCGRCNDVCRVNAIKQTSTGYIIDSYACKRCGDCYNVCPLGAIKFEEATPLSVNPISKGEIKGK from the coding sequence ATGAAAAGATTAAACAGTGTAAAAGAACTTATTAGCCTCCGTGAATATTTACAAAAAGACGGTGTCTTAGAACCGGGGAAAAAGAGGATAAGAGTTTGTTGCGGAACAGGCTGTAAAGCAAATAAGTCTTTAAAACTATTAGAGGAACTTAAAAACGCTGCTAACCAGAGTGCAACCGATGTTGAAATAATATCAACAGGTTGTCAGGGTCTATGCCAGAAAGGCCCTGTTATGATAGTTGAGCCACAGGAATATTTTTACCACAGGGTTCAACCTCAAAGGGCAAGAGACATCATTGTGCGGACAATAGAGGGAGAAAAACCCATAATGGATCTCCTTTACCGCCAAACTTATGGAGAAAGGGCATATCATATTAATGAGGTTCCTTTTTATAGCAAACAGAAAAGAGTAGCACTTCGCAATAATGGAAGAATAGATCCAACTAATATTTATCACTACATTGCAATTGGTGGTTATAGAGCTCTGGAGAAAGCATTTCTTCAGATGACTCCTGATCAGGTTCTTGATGAGGTTGATAAGGCAAATCTCAGAGGACGTGGTGGTGCTGGTTTCCCTGCTGGTAAAAAATGGAGACATACAAAAAGGTCTCCTGGCTTAAAATTTGTAATAGCAAATGGCGATGAGGGTGATCCGGGAGCTTTTATGGATAGATCAGTTATGGAAGGTGATCCTCACAGTTTACTTGAAGGCATGATTTTATGTGCATATGCAATAGGTGGAAGGCACGGAATTATTTATGTGCGTCATGAATATCCTCTGGCTGTTCAGAACCTCGGTATTGCTATAAAACAGGCTGAAGAGGTGGGACTTTTGGGCGAAAATATACTTGGAACCGATTTAAGTTTTGATATAAGGTTAGCTCAAGGTGCAGGCGCCTTTGTATGTGGTGAATCAACCGCCCTTGTTGCATCTGTAGAAGGAGATAGAGGATTTCCAAGGCCAAGACCGCCAAGATTATCTGAAAAAGGAGGCGGTGTATGGGGTTATCCTACAAATCTTAATAATGTAGAAACATATGCTTGTGTTCCATATATTATTGAGAAAGGTGCAGACTGGTTCCTCAGCATCGGGACCCAGAATTCGCCCGGTACCAAAGTATTTGCATTAACAGGAAAGGTTGTGGACACAGGGTTAATTGAAGTTCCGATGGGAATAACGCTGAGGGAAATTATATACGATATTGGTGGTGGAATTCTCCATGATAAAAAATTTAAGGCAGTTCAGACAGGAGGTCCTTCAGGTGGATGTATTCCAGAAAAATATCTTGATATACCTGTAGACTTTGATTCATTAACAAAATTAGGTTCAATTATGGGTTCGGGCGGTATGGTAGTGATGGATGAAGATAACTGCATGGTTGATGTTGCAAAATTCTTTCTATCCTTCTGTCAGGCAGAATCATGTGGTAAATGCCCTCCATGCAGAATCGGAACTTACCAGATGATGCAGATACTTGAAAAGATTACATCGGGGAATGGAGAATCTGGAGATATCGAGAAGCTTGAGGAATTAGGTAAAAAGGTTAAAGAGGCTGCTCTGTGCGGGCTTGGGAATTCAGCTCCAAATCCTGTTTTATCAACAATAAAATATTTCCGTGAGGAATATGAAGAACATGTTTTTCAAAAATACTGCAGGGCAAAAGTATGTTCTGGCCTTGGAATTCTCTCTATAAATACTGATATATGTTATCAGTGCATGAGGTGTATGGATGTGTGTCCGTTTGATGCGATAAAGGAATCAAAAGAAGGTGGTTTTTACATAGATCAGGTTTACTGTCAAAGATGTCAGGCTTGTTATATGGTATGCCCACTTGGGAGCATCGAAATAAATTCTCAGCCTGTTCCAACTATTGACAAGGAAATATGTTATATGTGTGGACGTTGCAATGATGTCTGCAGGGTAAATGCTATAAAACAGACATCAACAGGTTATATAATCGATAGCTATGCTTGCAAACGTTGCGGCGATTGTTATAATGTATGTCCCCTTGGAGCAATAAAATTTGAAGAAGCAACTCCACTGTCTGTTAATCCCATAAGTAAGGGAGAAATTAAAGGGAAGTAA
- a CDS encoding CBS domain-containing protein, translating to MITVDNIHRLNKISELADLRELISREEILAPGKNRIRNCCGTACRANKSLEVAESLKEEAEKSGIDLEIVTTGCQGLCQKGPVMSIEPHEFFYQKVKHHSVRDIISATFFEDSPVRKLLYRGNFLDKPIENMEDVPFYKKQMRIALSNNGKIDPANIYHYIAVGGYKAVEKMFSSMTPDQVLEEVKKANIRGRGGAGFPAGVKWAHTKKAPGNIKMVIANGDEGDPGAFMDRSIMEGDPHSLIEGMIICAYAIGASYGFIYVRHEYPLAVKNLKIAIEQAEKLGLLGENILGTGLNFTIHIREGAGAFICGEATALIASIEGRRGFPHPRPPRVSEPGGGPWGYPANLNNVETYACIPSIIEKGADWFLSIGTENSPGTKVFALTGKVKNTGLVEVPMGITLREIIFDIGGGILGNKKFKAVQTGGPSGGCIPEKYLDLPVDFDSLNKVGSIMGSGGMVVMDEDNCMVDVAKFFLSFTQSESCGKCIPCRIGTYQMLQILEKITSGKGEPGDIEKLERLGKNIKASSLCGLGQSAPNPILTIIKYFREEYEEHIHDKYCRAKVCNIGMLKIEQEECILCGLCKQACAFDAVKETRRSFFIVMHYCTRCKACYHVCPVGAVKIIKEKYIKLEEKLKIPANNVELMEKRCKMTLKDILLSKPHEIYSINKNQTIKDAMDTNITTFSPSMAINAAIAISSRKNKRHLPVVEEDTILGMITVRDLISYLLPEISYMVESRVDVNMLK from the coding sequence ATGATAACAGTAGACAATATACACAGACTAAACAAAATTAGTGAACTTGCTGATTTACGTGAGCTCATCTCCAGAGAAGAAATACTGGCTCCTGGGAAAAACAGAATAAGGAACTGCTGCGGTACGGCATGCAGGGCGAATAAATCCCTTGAAGTGGCAGAAAGTTTAAAAGAAGAAGCAGAGAAAAGCGGCATTGATTTAGAGATAGTAACTACAGGATGCCAGGGACTCTGTCAGAAAGGTCCTGTGATGAGTATTGAACCTCATGAATTTTTTTATCAAAAAGTAAAACATCATAGTGTTCGTGATATTATTTCTGCAACCTTTTTTGAAGATTCTCCAGTCAGGAAGCTTCTTTATAGAGGTAATTTTCTCGATAAACCAATTGAAAATATGGAAGATGTTCCATTCTATAAGAAACAGATGAGGATTGCTTTGAGTAATAATGGCAAGATTGATCCTGCTAATATTTATCATTATATAGCTGTTGGAGGCTATAAAGCTGTTGAAAAGATGTTCTCTTCAATGACTCCTGATCAGGTACTTGAAGAAGTAAAGAAGGCTAATATTAGGGGAAGAGGTGGTGCAGGTTTCCCTGCAGGGGTAAAATGGGCTCATACGAAAAAGGCTCCTGGCAATATTAAGATGGTTATTGCAAATGGAGATGAAGGAGATCCAGGTGCTTTTATGGATAGGTCTATCATGGAGGGTGATCCCCATAGCCTTATTGAAGGCATGATTATATGTGCTTATGCTATCGGGGCTAGTTACGGTTTTATATATGTTCGTCATGAATATCCGCTTGCTGTTAAAAATCTCAAGATTGCAATTGAACAGGCTGAAAAGTTGGGACTTTTAGGAGAAAACATTTTAGGAACAGGTCTTAATTTTACTATTCATATAAGAGAGGGTGCGGGCGCTTTTATTTGTGGTGAGGCAACAGCACTTATAGCTTCTATAGAAGGCAGGAGGGGCTTCCCTCATCCAAGACCGCCAAGGGTTTCAGAGCCAGGAGGAGGGCCATGGGGCTATCCTGCGAACCTTAATAACGTTGAGACATATGCGTGTATCCCTTCCATTATCGAAAAAGGGGCAGACTGGTTTCTTAGCATCGGAACAGAAAACTCTCCAGGAACCAAGGTATTTGCCTTGACAGGAAAAGTCAAAAATACAGGACTTGTTGAGGTTCCCATGGGTATTACTTTAAGAGAGATTATATTTGATATCGGAGGAGGTATCCTGGGGAATAAAAAATTCAAAGCGGTTCAGACTGGAGGTCCTTCAGGTGGTTGTATTCCTGAAAAGTATCTTGATCTACCAGTTGATTTTGATTCGCTTAATAAAGTAGGTTCTATTATGGGTTCAGGCGGAATGGTAGTGATGGATGAAGATAACTGTATGGTAGATGTAGCTAAGTTCTTCCTTTCATTCACACAATCTGAATCCTGTGGAAAATGCATTCCATGTAGAATTGGAACATACCAGATGTTACAGATACTTGAAAAGATAACATCAGGCAAGGGTGAACCTGGAGATATTGAAAAACTTGAGAGATTAGGAAAGAATATTAAAGCAAGTTCATTATGTGGGCTTGGACAGAGTGCACCGAATCCTATACTTACAATAATCAAATATTTCCGTGAAGAATACGAGGAACATATACATGATAAATATTGCAGAGCCAAGGTCTGCAATATAGGGATGCTGAAAATCGAACAAGAAGAATGTATCCTCTGCGGACTATGTAAACAGGCGTGCGCTTTTGATGCAGTAAAAGAGACCAGAAGAAGTTTTTTTATTGTCATGCATTACTGCACGAGATGTAAAGCCTGCTATCATGTCTGTCCTGTTGGTGCAGTGAAGATTATAAAAGAAAAATATATAAAGCTTGAAGAGAAACTTAAAATACCTGCTAATAATGTCGAATTAATGGAAAAGAGATGTAAAATGACTTTAAAAGATATACTTTTATCAAAACCCCATGAAATTTACTCCATTAATAAAAATCAAACTATTAAAGATGCAATGGACACAAATATTACAACATTCAGTCCTTCGATGGCTATAAATGCAGCGATAGCTATTTCAAGCAGAAAGAATAAGAGGCATTTGCCAGTTGTTGAAGAAGATACAATTCTGGGAATGATTACGGTTAGAGACCTTATCTCTTATCTGCTTCCTGAGATATCTTACATGGTAGAATCCAGAGTTGATGTTAATATGCTTAAATGA